The Maniola jurtina chromosome 9, ilManJurt1.1, whole genome shotgun sequence genomic sequence ttcatagtttatgataggtagcggtcccctggcgcaacgagcgcttggataaaaactttactatttatactattcttaaagggcccatacatacttacctattatttttttactttttagaggtttatgtgtcgggggttttttaaatttttaatttaatttttatttcacgctttttctATAAAGCTGTCAAAGTGAGTATGATACTTGATTTATTATATCTCTATGGATACTGGCGATCAAGTAAAAGTGATTAGCATCCcgctttttttttcttcaaaatgaCCTGTCTAGCACGAAGTATATAGAAATAGTAGCTGTCAATAAAAAGTTCTTCGaattaaaagcttttaattttgtttgaatatttaaatTCAGCTGATAACAATAAAAGCTCCCCAAAGCTCTTCATATCCATAACTCTATCTACGTACAGTTACAGTTGTAAGTACAACTGTTGAAAACGACTGTACATGCTAAGTTTTCGGACGATACTATCATTGAACCTAACAGAAAAAGTTAGATAACCTACCTAATTTGTAATTCTTCTTATTTAAGGTACTCTGGCCAAGTTGCGGTCGAGTAGCGAGCTTAAAACATGCCGGTCAATACCTTTCTTTGTTTAAACCGTGGCCGGTTGCTTAAGCTAGGCTGCCTTTCTACTCACATTCTACAAATGTACCTAGCATTGAATGAATTATAGGATACCTATGGACAGAACCTGAATTTTGAACAACTGTGCAACTTAACGTTTTGAAATCATTTAATCGTTTATTCCGTAGTGCCTAATACCTATTGTGCCTGTAGTTAATTACGTGAACTTGGAAAATAAAAAACTCAGATCACGCTTACGTCTTTTGCGGCGtgcttttaaaatataagtaaataaaatactgCAACGTCTTTGCCGCCGGTTAGCTAACCGATGCTATCGCTGCAGAGCTAATACTCACATGCGTTGCGCACTACATACTATGACCACGAAATTCTTTCGTTATGACCGCCACGACTCCGAGGTCAAACATTTTATTGACACCTGACATTGTTCTAGTATTACCCCGACCAATTACCCACTGAATTTGCcttactttttaattatatcCGTTCGGTATAAATATGGTGGAGTGCGGGTCGAAATTATCAGTCGGCCGTGCACGGTTTGAAGTGATCTAGTTCGTCAGACAAACACAGACCACGTTCACAATGAAATCGCTGGTGGTGTTCTTCGCTCTCGCCGCCGTGGCTTGCGGCTCCATCATCCCCCTGGCGCAGCCCGCGCACCACCCCGCCATCGTGCTAGACCCTCACGGCCGCCCCCTGGACACCGCTGAGGTCATCAACGCCCGTGCCATCCACCTCCAAGCCAAGGCCCTGGAACCCGCCCACCTCGGACACGCAGCTGTCGCCGTCGCTCCCATCGCGCACTCCGCCGTGGTAGCCGCCCCCGCCGTGTACGCCGCCCCCGCTGTGTACGCTGCCCCCGCCGCCGCCGTGTCGCACCAGTCCCGCGTGGACGTGCGCACCAGCCCCGCCGTCGTATCTCACGCCGCTGCCGTCGTACCCTCAGTCTCCGTCTGGGGAGCTCACGCCGCCGCTCCCTTGTTGGGCCACTCCGGCCTCGGACTCGCTGGTGCCGGACACTACCTGCACAAGCGTTCCCTGGGCTACGCTTGGTCTGCACCCCTCATCGCCCCCTCCGCGGTCTCTCATCAATCCCGCGTTGATGTAGTGTCCAGCCCCGCTGTGGTGTCGCACGCCGTGGCCGCGCCCGTGCTCGCGCACGCCGCTCCGCTGGTCGCGCACGTCGCACCTGCCGCGGTGTCGCATCAGTCCCGCGTCGACGTGCGCAGCAGCCCCGCCATCTCCGTCGTCGCCGCCGCCCCCGTGGCGCACAGCTACCTCGCCGCCGCTCCCCTCGTCCATGCTGCTCCCTTAGGGCATGGCTATGGTCTCCATGGTTGGTAAAGAGCTGATCTGACGAATTCCTATAAAAtgcaatatttaaaataataaaaaaaatatttaatttaaaataaataaagtaaattaataaataatcttaatatttcattttttacacCACCCCAAACTTTTATAGTTTAAGTCCATTGAATATGATCAAAAAATTACGGTGCGCAGGTGtgcctcgcacttggccggtttttttaatataatattatataaattactagTAACATATCGAGCACACAAAGCGCATCCAATCTTACCTATAATATTCATAGATCGATGCATACTGCATTTATTCATACTTTGTTATAGTTATTTTGTTCATGGTGTTTGAGAGTGTCCGAATGTCACAAACTCCGATGCACGTGACATTGCGGCTTCAATAAAGTACTATAAAATATACTGCTACCATGTTGCTACCTCTTTCATTATGCTTTATGCtccctgaaaaaagaaaataacattCGATTTGAGGTCTGTGAATTTTGCGTAGAAATTGCGTACAACAGAATCAATCAATCACAGTATCTTTTAACAAATTACAATTTGGTAAGTCGCTGCGTCTGTGCCGACACGCTGTGTTCAAGCCTTTACCGATATAATCTGTATATGATCTGTCCCTGTAATAGGGaatgtaaaatatttacctTCTAACGAATAACTTGGCAATGATTCATACTAGCAACAGGATGCCAATTGAAGTAAAATGTCTATAGTACCCATATTATTTGATAAAGCTACGTTCTCATTGTAAATACTagaagaaaaaaccggccaggtgcgagtcagactcacgcaccgatgGTTCCGAACTCGGGgatttttcagacattttgagcgattatggataaaaataaataaaaatctgtttaagaatgtacaggtgtgcgcgagtctgacttggccgtttttttgtTATCTTCGAGTTGGGCTCGTCTTTGTGACACTAGAGTTTCATGAGCGAGCATAGAGATATAATCATGGacctattaatataattataacgaGAGTGTTGGGTGCATGGGTGTACAAAGCTCAAGTTTGACATTAGTAATCTTTTGACAAGTCTAATTCTGCAAGTTCTGCAAGTACCGACTCAGCATAAAGGCTGTATGCCTTGCGCATATTATTATACACAAAATGCCTACAGCGCTAGTTTTCAGCCCAAACCTCAATTCGGGTGGCGCCACGGACTTCTTCTtgattgtaggtacttaccaatgctatctattctatctataaataatttattactaacaaacttaaatatctataaacgtgcactttcacaaaaaaaaatcgctaCACTACCCTAGAATCTTAAACTACTCCATAAATAATTCAACGCTATCTACGTATCGATTCAAATTTctattacataaattaattttctagtACATGCATGGATTTCAATTACTTACGCTAATACCACAGCTAATACCGTAcatatatttacttaaatttaCTATTCATTCACGCATATTATATAGttacatatacttacttataaatatGGACACGCCTATGCACGAACATAAATACACAAGATAAAgctgaaaactaaaacccgactacgctgaaatattatagtaaaattgtttttctgtcacttggtatattttaatgttgtagtacattatttatgaactcagaattttctcctctttcatttgacaccccactcgatacaatagcaaaaaaaaattggagaccccccacacttttttcatgtaacatacgttaggtcaatttttttcgtataaaacgtAGCCTACGTCGCCTGGACCTTTACGATAAATCGatcgacacctcattcatcaaaatcggcccagtactttaggcgctacggtggaacatacagaatctgaatacaaacatacacatttacatacacacatacatacatacatacatacaaacatacatacatagattcctaaaatcataacccttccttttggctttgccgcagtcggttaaaaaatgagTAGGTAGCTACTCTGCCGCATGATCTTGAAATTCTACTTGTTTatccaaaacaatttttttcaatttagttttggaTGAAAATTTGctttttatatttcttatttCTTATTCAGTTCCAGACCCATTCAGGATCCCTATTCACGCGACGCGGTGCTCAGCAGACTGTGGGCCGTGGATGGGGTTTTACGCATGtatgtccatactaatattataaatgtgaaagtgtgtacaAACAGACTTTTGTAtattagcttttcatggcccatctgtttTAATAAATCTTGACGTTTGGcccagaaatagcttgcatatCGAGAaaggacatagcctacttttggtcccggaaaatcatagagttcccatgggatttaaaaaaacttaactaCAATTGAACAAATGACGATCATTTAattgatacagagatagttcGCATCGTGAAGACAGACATctaagactactttttatcctggaaaatcaaagggttcccatgggatttttaaaaacctaagtccacgtgcatcatctattattatcataataatttctTACGAGCTCTACGCCTGACCTTTTccgttgagctattaaggctacaatattaatttattctgCAAAATAGTTTCCCACATTACGCAGTTGACACAATCGTTGCGGAAATTATATCTCTAGTGACCGGCGGCGGGCGGGTGCCACGGCCAGGAATTCATTTCTCTACTTGAACTGTTATAATTTTTCGAATACCAAGGTCCTAGTCAATGCGTGTACCTACTTGCTTCATTTACCATATACATGTAATGTTGCCAATTTGTAGTGTACTATCCATAGTCTAAAGCCTAAACTAAACcaataatactaatattattatcatgagaagTATTTAGAGATAGGTCTTAAACCTTTtacgaaattatttaaaaaaacaaaaaatcatttcttgggatagaaataaaatattggaattaatttaattttgataatttatttattgtgctATTTTTTAATTGTCTATTCGTCAGATCAGCTCTTTACCAACCATGGAGACCATAGCCATGCCCTGAGGGAGCAGCATGGACGAGGGGAGCGGCGGCGAGGTAGCTGTACGCCACGGGGGCGGCGGCGACGACGGAGATGGCGGGGCTGCTGCGCACGTCGACGCGGGACTGATGCGACACCGCGGCAGGTGCGACGTGCGCGACCAGCGGAGCGGCGTGCGCGAGCACGGGCGCGGCCACGGCGTGCGACACCACAGCGGGGCTGGACACTACATCAACGCGGGATTGATGAGAGACCGCGGAGGGGGCGATGAGGGGAGCAGACCAAGCGTAGCCCAGGGAACGCTTGTGCAGGTAGTGTCCGGCACCAGCGAGTCCGAGGCCGGAGTGGCCCAACAAGGGAGCGGCGGCGTGAGCTCCCCAGACGGAGACTGAGGGCACGACGGCAGCGGCGTGGGATACGACGGCGGGGCTGGTGCGCACATCCACGCGGGACTGGTGAGACACCGCGGCAGGAGCGACGTGAGCGACCAGAGGAGCGGCGTGTGCGACCACGGGAGTGGCGTGTGCGACCACGGGAGCGGCCACAGCGTGCGAAACCACAGCAGGGCTGGACACTACATCTACGCGAGATTGGTGGGAGACCGCGGAGGGAGCGATGAGGGGAGCAGACCAAGCGTAGCCCAGGGAACGCTTGTGGAGGTAGTGTCCGGCTCCAGCGAGTCCGAGACCGGAGTGGCCCAACAAGGGAGCGGCGGCGTGAGCTCCCCAGACGGAGACTGAGGGCACGACGGCAGCGGCGTGAGATACGACGGCGGGGCTGGTGCGCACGTCCACGCGGGACTGGTGCGAGACGGCGGCGGCGGGGGCGGCGTACACGGCGGGGGCGGCTACCACGGCGGGGGCGGCTACCACGGCGGAGTGCGCGATGGGAGCGACGGCGACAGCTGCGTGTCCGAGGTGAGCGGGTTCCAGGGCCTTGGCTTGGAGGTGGATGGCACGGGCGTTGATGACCTCAGCAGTGTCCAGGGGGCGTCCGTGAGGGTCCAGCACGATGGCGGGGTGGTGCGCGGGCTGCGCCAGAGGGACGATGGAGCCGCAAGCCACGGCGGCGAGAGCGAAGAACACCACCAGCGATTTCATTGTGAACGTGGTCTGTGTTTGTCTGACGAACTAGATCACTTCAAACCGTGAACGGCCGACTGATGTTGATTTATGGTTAGTAACGCTTTTTATAcaattaagtttttattaatattagtcttaaaattcaaattaagtGAGTGGGCAATGTCAAATGTTAAATGAAAGTAATCAACCTTGTTCATAATACCTTTTACTTACATAAGCAGGTAGGCAATGCTTGATGCcccatttttatcaatttaatttttttttaaatatttacttccGATAAGTATTTCTACTTTCGAAAAGGTAaagaaagctgtgccacacattaccaatTATACCACGGGTTCGGTTATCCCGGCGCCACACAATACAATTTGgcggtataggtacttagttatcttTGCACGGGATGGAATTTTTAAGACACTTTATTACTATATATAGAATTGAACCTAATTATAGGTAAGACTATGAGTATTGTAGGTATATATGCAAAGTAATTGTAAAATTTTACAcaatgcagtaggtacctacctaattattattattaatagtattaaacatgcaatacctaaataaaagtcattattatttatattttatttattcatttcttatgtatttttaatttaatcatctTCTGCTCGTTTGTCTGTATTTACATTTCAAAGTTAAAAAGTAAAGCAGTTTTGGCATCTCATTTCCAGTATATGGAAGGAGAGTAAAGTGAACGGGATTCAACAAAGGCTGGTCCGGATGCGACTACAGGTGCAGAAGCGTAGTATGTAGGCTGTACCACTTGTTCTGTGATAACACCAGGGGAGCTCTTGACATCCACACGGGACTGTTGGGACACGGCTGAGCCTCCAGCGTAAGTAACGGTGGGAGAGGAAGCGTAGTACACGGAGGGAGCGTTGACGACAGTACTCAATGGTTCAACATAAGTACGCGCGGCAACGACAGCCGGTGCGGAGGCGACCACAGCCGGGGAAGTTTGTACATCCACACGCGACTGGTGGGACACAGCGGCGGGCACCACTTGAGAGGTGACCACGGCGGGCGAGCTCACTACTGTGCTCACGGGCTCAACGACGGTCCTTGCAGCAACAACGGCAGGTGCGCTGGCAACCACGGCTGGGGATGATTTCACGTCCACGCGGGATTGGTGAGATACGGCAGCGGGAGCGGCGTATACCGTATTGGCGGCGTACAGAGTGTTGGCGGCGTAAGCTGTAGGTGCTGCGTAGACCGTAGGTGTTGCGTAAACCGAGGGTGAGGCGTAAACTGAAGGCGCAGCATAAACTGATGGTGCACCGTATACAGCACGAGCTTCAAGTACGGGTTCGTATAGAGCGGATGCTCCGTACTCTAGGTATCCGACGGACCTCTTCTTCGCGACACCGTCGTCCGAGGGAGCAGCAGCACAAACGGCGAACGCCGCGCATAACACCACCAGCGATCTCATTGTGAACGTGGTCTGTGTTAGAATTCTTAGGAAGATCACTTCAAACCGTCACGGCTGACTGATGCCCATTTCTTACTCGTCTTGCTATTTATACGAGAGCTTGTAATCTATTCATAAGTTGATTTAGATCATTATTGGGCGTATAGGAACATTAAGTCGGCGTCCTTGTGTACTGTCGCCAAAATTGGTAGCTCTGAAAAGGTCGATCTAAAGACTTACACTATTTTACTGGCTGCTAATGGGCAATTGGCATTTTAATACGTATCAAGTGATTAAATCTATAATCGAAATCTAGGAAGCAAAAACTATTAAGGATGTACTGTGATCTAGTAACATTTATAGTGACAAAAAGTAGCATCCGGTATTGATGGAGCTAGTCACAATTTATCAATCAGCTTATTTAATTGTACTGAATAATTGACTCATAGTAGGCAGGTACTTACTAGTAATAATTTGCATATCAAGTTTTAGGCATGAGCACTGAACATGTTTTCCTTGTCAGCTATGCCTGTACAGACTGGGCTAtagtaagtaactacttactaaATTCAGTTGAAGTGATGCAGAAGAACTTGTACTTACAGTTTGGTCCAatgaaacataatattgtaactctgtattattaattttcaaaatcatgCCCTTTCAACATGGTTTTGAAAAAGTTCAAGTGAGTTCGCAAAAGCCAAATTTAGCACTTTAAGTAAGTACTGATTTCCAAGACTTCATCCggttgaatttagtttttaaaatcccatgggaaccctttgatttttcgagattgaaagtagcctatgtcactctctagatatttaattatacccatgcaaaaaatcacgtcattccgttgctccgttgcggcgtgattgaaggacaaatcaacaaaactaataaacaaacaaaccaacaaacaaatacaccttcgcatttataatatgggtagtgatagttATCACTACCTGAAGGGAAGCTTCATACTGGTGTTTACCAACTTCTAACTGTCGGGTACCACATGACACCTAACAGGCTTTTAAAAAGAAATGTAATGATAGCTTTATgttttactagcgacccgccccggcttcgcacgggtggacactaccacaaaaaatcctatctattttccgggataaaatatagcctatacggattcggaagaatccctctaagtaatggtaaaagaaattttgaaatcggtccagtagtttttgagcctattcaatacaaacatacaaaaatacaaaggtttcctctttataatattagtatagattatttttagctttaatattttaggtactaggtaggtgcTAGATACCGGCGCGCGACTTTATTTGCATGGaattaggttttataaaattccgtg encodes the following:
- the LOC123867966 gene encoding cuticle protein 16.5-like produces the protein MKSLVVFFALAAVACGSIIPLAQPAHHPAIVLDPHGRPLDTAEVINARAIHLQAKALEPAHLGHAAVAVAPIAHSAVVAAPAVYAAPAVYAAPAAAVSHQSRVDVRTSPAVVSHAAAVVPSVSVWGAHAAAPLLGHSGLGLAGAGHYLHKRSLGYAWSAPLIAPSAVSHQSRVDVVSSPAVVSHAVAAPVLAHAAPLVAHVAPAAVSHQSRVDVRSSPAISVVAAAPVAHSYLAAAPLVHAAPLGHGYGLHGW
- the LOC123868471 gene encoding endochitinase A-like, with product MRSLVVLCAAFAVCAAAPSDDGVAKKRSVGYLEYGASALYEPVLEARAVYGAPSVYAAPSVYASPSVYATPTVYAAPTAYAANTLYAANTVYAAPAAVSHQSRVDVKSSPAVVASAPAVVAARTVVEPVSTVVSSPAVVTSQVVPAAVSHQSRVDVQTSPAVVASAPAVVAARTYVEPLSTVVNAPSVYYASSPTVTYAGGSAVSQQSRVDVKSSPGVITEQVVQPTYYASAPVVASGPAFVESRSLYSPSFVRQTQTTFTMKSLVVFFALAAVACGSIVPLAQPAHHPAIVLDPHGRPLDTAEVINARAIHLQAKALEPAHLGHAAVAVAPIAHSAVVAAPAVVAAPAVYAAPAAAVSHQSRVDVRTSPAVVSHAAAVVPSVSVWGAHAAAPLLGHSGLGLAGAGHYLHKRSLGYAWSAPLIAPSAVSHQSRVDVVSSPAVVSHAVAAPVVAHATPVVAHAAPLVAHVAPAAVSHQSRVDVRTSPAVVSHAAAVVPSVSVWGAHAAAPLLGHSGLGLAGAGHYLHKRSLGYAWSAPLIAPSAVSHQSRVDVVSSPAVVSHAVAAPVLAHAAPLVAHVAPAAVSHQSRVDVRSSPAISVVAAAPVAYSYLAAAPLVHAAPSGHGYGLHGW